A genomic window from Parasteatoda tepidariorum isolate YZ-2023 chromosome 10, CAS_Ptep_4.0, whole genome shotgun sequence includes:
- the LOC107448973 gene encoding bombyxin A-1 homolog, with protein MAFKSLCLGVAIVCSIVFVNAIPRHHNIQKRSIKLCGSMLVDALATVCQNEYYDPAGRQLLTKKRNYAYVAENYPGYGDGSLTEFEGFVDPQTALDFLGQPRSTRGVADECCRKSCSFSQLLSYCNHSGFK; from the exons agtttatGTCTGGGTGTGGCAATAGTCTGCAGCATTGTATTTGTAAACGCAATACCAAGGCATCACAATATTCAAAAGCGAAGTATAAAGCTATGTGGTAGCATGCTTGTTGATGCCCTTGCAACAGTTTGCCAAAATGAATACTATGATCCAGCAGGCAGGCAATTGCtcacaaagaaaagaaattatgcaTACGTAGCAG AAAACTATCCTGGTTATGGTGATGGATCTCTAACAGAATTCGAAGGATTCGTCGATCCACAAACTGCTTTGGATTTTCTCGGACAACCCAGAAGCACCAGAGGAGTTGCGGATGAATGCTGCAGAAAATCTTGCAGTTTCAGCCAGTTGCTGTCATACTGCAATCATTCGGGTTTCAAATAA